The Engystomops pustulosus chromosome 4, aEngPut4.maternal, whole genome shotgun sequence genome contains a region encoding:
- the NUDT5 gene encoding ADP-sugar pyrophosphatase isoform X1: MHSNGIFLEVLQKMDNQVLEGPANVNKDTILKEETLLKGKWVQLEETTYVDHEGKTRTWETVKRTTRRDGNTVDGVAIIPVLQRTLHYECMVLIKQFRPPLGCYCLEFPAGLIDENETAEQAALRELEEETGYKGEVIERSPVSCLDPGLSNCTTYVITVHINGDDSANIKPKPKLGEYIICIQKQFCHWLRIMEGERRDCRNKDTFLVPHFFIFLIQ; encoded by the exons ATGCACTCAAATGGCATATTTCTGGAAGTATTGCAG aaAATGGATAACCAGGTTTTGGAAGGTCCTGCCAATGTTAATAAAGACACAATCTTAAAAGAAGAG ACCCTGTTGAAAGGCAAATGGGTGCAGCTTGAAGAAACAACGTATGTTGACCATGAAGGAAAAACCag AACATGGGAAACTGTAAAGCGTACAACCAGAAGAGATGGCAATACAGTGGATG GTGTAGCGATAATACCAGTACTACAAAGAACTCTGCATTATGAATGTATGGTGCTCATCAAACAGTTTAGACCTCCTTTGGGTTGCTACTGTCTGGAATTCCCTGCAG GTCTCATAGATGAAAATGAAACTGCAGAGCAAGCAGCACTTCGAGAACTGGAAGAAGAAACTGGGTACAAAGGAGAAGTCATTGAGCGCTCCCCTG TGTCCTGTTTAGACCCTGGATTGTCAAACTGCACAACATATGTTATAACGGTTCACATTAATGGGGATGATTCTGCAAACATCAAACCCAAACCCAAACTTGGTGAGTACATAATCTGTATCCAAAAACAATTCTGCCACTGGTTAAGAATAATGGAGGGTGAAAGGAGAGACTGCCGAAACAAAGACACTTTCCTCGTGccacactttttcatttttcttatcCAGTGA
- the NUDT5 gene encoding ADP-sugar pyrophosphatase isoform X3: protein MDNQVLEGPANVNKDTILKEETLLKGKWVQLEETTYVDHEGKTRTWETVKRTTRRDGNTVDGVAIIPVLQRTLHYECMVLIKQFRPPLGCYCLEFPAGLIDENETAEQAALRELEEETGYKGEVIERSPVSCLDPGLSNCTTYVITVHINGDDSANIKPKPKLAEGEFTETILIPKLELRKRIDELVAKENLVVDARVYTYALALEHAVAKPYELPFLKG, encoded by the exons ATGGATAACCAGGTTTTGGAAGGTCCTGCCAATGTTAATAAAGACACAATCTTAAAAGAAGAG ACCCTGTTGAAAGGCAAATGGGTGCAGCTTGAAGAAACAACGTATGTTGACCATGAAGGAAAAACCag AACATGGGAAACTGTAAAGCGTACAACCAGAAGAGATGGCAATACAGTGGATG GTGTAGCGATAATACCAGTACTACAAAGAACTCTGCATTATGAATGTATGGTGCTCATCAAACAGTTTAGACCTCCTTTGGGTTGCTACTGTCTGGAATTCCCTGCAG GTCTCATAGATGAAAATGAAACTGCAGAGCAAGCAGCACTTCGAGAACTGGAAGAAGAAACTGGGTACAAAGGAGAAGTCATTGAGCGCTCCCCTG TGTCCTGTTTAGACCCTGGATTGTCAAACTGCACAACATATGTTATAACGGTTCACATTAATGGGGATGATTCTGCAAACATCAAACCCAAACCCAAACTTG CGGAAGGAG AATTTACAGAGACCATACTGATTCCTAAATTAGAACTTCGAAAACGTATTGATG AGTTGGTTGCAAAAGAAAACTTGGTGGTGGATGCCCGGGTCTATACTTATGCCTTGGCCCTGGAACATGCTGTGGCAAAACCTTATGAGCTTCCATTTCTGAAGGGATAA
- the NUDT5 gene encoding ADP-sugar pyrophosphatase isoform X2: protein MDNQVLEGPANVNKDTILKEETLLKGKWVQLEETTYVDHEGKTRTWETVKRTTRRDGNTVDGVAIIPVLQRTLHYECMVLIKQFRPPLGCYCLEFPAGLIDENETAEQAALRELEEETGYKGEVIERSPVSCLDPGLSNCTTYVITVHINGDDSANIKPKPKLGEYIICIQKQFCHWLRIMEGERRDCRNKDTFLVPHFFIFLIQ, encoded by the exons ATGGATAACCAGGTTTTGGAAGGTCCTGCCAATGTTAATAAAGACACAATCTTAAAAGAAGAG ACCCTGTTGAAAGGCAAATGGGTGCAGCTTGAAGAAACAACGTATGTTGACCATGAAGGAAAAACCag AACATGGGAAACTGTAAAGCGTACAACCAGAAGAGATGGCAATACAGTGGATG GTGTAGCGATAATACCAGTACTACAAAGAACTCTGCATTATGAATGTATGGTGCTCATCAAACAGTTTAGACCTCCTTTGGGTTGCTACTGTCTGGAATTCCCTGCAG GTCTCATAGATGAAAATGAAACTGCAGAGCAAGCAGCACTTCGAGAACTGGAAGAAGAAACTGGGTACAAAGGAGAAGTCATTGAGCGCTCCCCTG TGTCCTGTTTAGACCCTGGATTGTCAAACTGCACAACATATGTTATAACGGTTCACATTAATGGGGATGATTCTGCAAACATCAAACCCAAACCCAAACTTGGTGAGTACATAATCTGTATCCAAAAACAATTCTGCCACTGGTTAAGAATAATGGAGGGTGAAAGGAGAGACTGCCGAAACAAAGACACTTTCCTCGTGccacactttttcatttttcttatcCAGTGA